One stretch of Punica granatum isolate Tunisia-2019 chromosome 5, ASM765513v2, whole genome shotgun sequence DNA includes these proteins:
- the LOC116207747 gene encoding serine/threonine protein phosphatase 2A 57 kDa regulatory subunit B' alpha isoform-like — MFKKIMKGGHKKPSKHDGGDAASYGYNPAAGNRNTAGVSGSNVTVNHASRGGAGPNSMPGGPAATIAMAPPSGSIDPLPNFRDVAVSDRQNLFLRKLHICCYQFDFSDTLKSAREKEIKRQTLLELVDFIQSGSGKITEQCQEEMIKMISVNIFRCLPPASHENTGQETTDPEEEEPYLDPSWPHLQLVYELLLRYIVSSDTDTKVAKRYIDHSFVLKLLDLFDSEDPREREYLKTILHRIYGKFMVHRPFIRKAINNIFYRFIYETERHSGIGELLEILGSIINGFALPMKEEHKLFLVRALIPLHKPKPIAVYHQQLSYCITQFVEKDYKLADTVIRGLLKYWPVTNCQKEVLFLGELEEVLEATQAAEFQRCMVPLFRQIARCLNSSFQVAERALFLWNNEHIVSLIAQNRTVILPIIFEALERNMQGHWNQAVHGLTANVRRMFMEMDSELFEECQRQYEEKQCRAGEMDEQRELMWKKLTDVAAQNDDMVLG; from the exons ATGTTTAAGAAAATCATGAAGGGAGGGCACAAGAAGCCCTCCAAACACGACGGTGGTGATGCGGCCTCGTATGGGTATAATCCTGCGGCGGGGAACCGGAACACCGCCGGGGTGTCCGGCTCCAATGTGACCGTGAACCACGCTTCGCGAGGTGGGGCGGGGCCCAACTCGATGCCCGGAGGGCCTGCAGCTACCATCGCCATGGCCCCGCCATCGGGCAGTATTGACCCACTTCCGAACTTCCGGGATGTCGCCGTCTCGGATCGTCAGAACCTGTTCTTGAGGAAGTTGCACATATGTTGCTACCAATTCGATTTCTCAGACACCTTGAAGTCGGCCCGAGAGAAAGAAATCAAGAGGCAAACCCTCCTCGAGCTGGTGGATTTTATCCAGTCCGGGTCGGGGAAAATCACCGAGCAGTGTCAGGAGGAGATGATTAAGATGATCTCGGTGAACATCTTCCGGTGCTTGCCTCCTGCTTCCCACGAGAATACGGGGCAGGAAACCACTGACCCGGAAGAAGAGGAGCCGTATTTGGACCCTTCTTGGCCTCATTTGCAGCTTGTTTATGAGCTGTTGCTGAGGTACATTGTTTCCTCGGATACAGACACGAAGGTTGCAAAGCGGTACATTGATCATTCGTTTGTGCTGAAGCTGCTCGATTTGTTCGATTCGGAGGACCCCCGCGAGCGGGAATATTTGAAAACAATCCTCCACCGCATATATGGTAAGTTCATGGTTCACCGCCCTTTCATTAGGaaagcaatcaacaacatctTTTACCGATTTATTTATGAGACGGAGAGGCACAGTGGTATAGGCGAGCTTCTGGAGATTTTAGGGAGTATAATCAATGGGTTCGCACTCCCGATGAAGGAGGAGCACAAGTTGTTCCTTGTGCGGGCTCTCATCCCACTGCACAAGCCTAAGCCTATCGCAGTCTATCACCAGCAGTTGTCTTACTGCATTACTCAGTTCGTTGAGAAAGATTATAAGCTCGCGGATACAGTTATAAGGGGCTTGTTGAAGTACTGGCCTGTGACAAACTGCCAGAAGGAAGTTCTCTTCCTCGGAGAACTGGAAGAGGTTCTAGAGGCAACACAAGCAGCCGAGTTCCAACGATGCATGGTTCCTCTGTTCAGACAGATTGCCCGGTGTCTAAATAGCTCTTTTCAG GTTGCGGAACGGGCCCTCTTCCTGTGGAACAACGAGCACATCGTGAGCCTGATAGCCCAGAACCGGACGGTGATACTGCCCATCATATTCGAGGCGCTCGAGAGGAACATGCAAGGCCACTGGAACCAGGCGGTACACGGGCTGACCGCGAACGTCCGGAGGATGTTCATGGAGATGGACTCAGAGCTGTTCGAGGAGTGCCAGAGGCAGTACGAGGAGAAGCAATGCCGGGCTGGGGAGATGGATGAGCAGCGCGAGCTGATGTGGAAGAAGCTCACCGACGTCGCGGCACAGAACGATGACATGGTTCTAGGCTAA
- the LOC116207748 gene encoding uncharacterized protein LOC116207748 isoform X2: MSKKGAALPKDVPWRAASTKPIPKIHHGPVLRISQTPYSNYALSVMKHPDPIGSGLATGAIVEAAGPDCIVPGQIPPVKLLGVKVWPINVDLKFIEPIEKELKLLGKFMDSAVNLMNKSFIDQ, encoded by the exons ATGTCGAAGAAAGGGGCGGCGCTCCCGAAAGACGTCCCTTGGAGGGCGGCCTCCACCAAGCCCATCCCGAAAATCCACCACGGCCCCGTCCTCCGCATCTCCCAGACGCCCTACTCAAACTATGCTCTCTCCGTCATGAAG CATCCCGATCCAATTGGAAGTGGATTGGCGACGGGAGCTATTGTCGAAGCAGCTGGACCTGATTGCATCGTTCCCGGTCAAATTCCTCCTGTTAAACTGCTCGGTGTCAAG GTTTGGCCTATTAATGTCGATCTGAAGTTTATTGAACCCATTGAGAAGGAACTTAAGTTGCTCGGAAAG TTTATGGACTCAGCAGTTAACCTCATGAACAAGTCCTTTATAGACC AGTAA
- the LOC116207748 gene encoding uncharacterized protein LOC116207748 isoform X3 — MSKKGAALPKDVPWRAASTKPIPKIHHGPVLRISQTPYSNYALSVMKHPDPIGSGLATGAIVEAAGPDCIVPGQIPPVKLLGVKVWPINVDLKFIEPIEKELKLLGKFMDSAVNLMNKSFIDR, encoded by the exons ATGTCGAAGAAAGGGGCGGCGCTCCCGAAAGACGTCCCTTGGAGGGCGGCCTCCACCAAGCCCATCCCGAAAATCCACCACGGCCCCGTCCTCCGCATCTCCCAGACGCCCTACTCAAACTATGCTCTCTCCGTCATGAAG CATCCCGATCCAATTGGAAGTGGATTGGCGACGGGAGCTATTGTCGAAGCAGCTGGACCTGATTGCATCGTTCCCGGTCAAATTCCTCCTGTTAAACTGCTCGGTGTCAAG GTTTGGCCTATTAATGTCGATCTGAAGTTTATTGAACCCATTGAGAAGGAACTTAAGTTGCTCGGAAAG TTTATGGACTCAGCAGTTAACCTCATGAACAAGTCCTTTATAGACCGTTAA
- the LOC116207748 gene encoding transcription factor MYB27-like isoform X1 → MISRTTLSTGSIRMSHRAVMREEETMRKGIWLEEEDDQLVAFVSLLGDRKWDHIAKVSGLRRSGKSCRLRWKNYLRPNLKRENISAEEERIIVQLHGQWGNKWSKIAQFLPGRTDNEIKNYWKTYLRKRLQVPQDDFQSRTSESNQDTFPDTCDKYTNNDHDHERCSSAADGLLSASGTCSDHLEASNYENWMNSPYESRLLDWISEPLYSQGEMDRVRHLDSVLISEYPIWDLDGGKPLIWDHSISLWDCKDH, encoded by the exons ATGATATCCCGAACTACACTGTCGACTGGTTCCATAAGAATGTCTCATCGAGCAGTAATGCGAGAAGAAGAAACTATGCGGAAAGGGATTTGGCTCGAAGAGGAAGACGATCAATTGGTCGCATTTGTTTCCCTTCTAGGGGATCGGAAATGGGATCATATAGCGAAAGTGTCTG GTCTAAGGAGGAGCGGTAAGAGCTGCAGGCTGCGGTGGAAAAATTATCTGAGGCCTAATCTCAAGCGTGAGAATATAAGCGCCGAGGAGGAGAGGATCATCGTCCAACTTCATGGGCAATGGGGCAACAA ATGGTCAAAGATTGCCCAATTTTTGCCTGGTAGAACAGACAATGAGATCAAGAATTACTGGAAAACCTACTTAAGGAAGAGGTTGCAGGTTCCACAAG ACGACTTTCAGTCTAGAACAAGCGAATCCAATCAAGATACCTTTCCCGATACATGTGATAAGTACACCAACAATGATCATGACCACGAACGATGCAGTTCCGCTGCTGATGGCTTACTATCGGCGAGCGGGACCTGTTCTGATCATCTTGAGGCCTCAAATTACGAAAACTGGATGAACTCTCCATATGAGTCTCGGTTGCTGGATTGGATTTCAGAGCCATTGTACAGTCAAGGTGAGATGGACAGAGTGCGGCATTTGGATTCAGTCCTGATCAGTGAATATCCTATATGGGACTTGGATGGAGGCAAACCTCTTATATGGGACCACTCGATCTCCCTCTGGGATTGCAAGGATCATTAA
- the LOC116209658 gene encoding alpha carbonic anhydrase 7-like codes for MKSRARAELSSPSFLILILLALFSYTLPGISAQEVEDEREFDYEVGGEKGPSHWGELKEEWEACKSGRMQSPIDMSSQRVKVILKSSLLKKNHFPGNATIKNRGHDISVQWELGKAGSIRINGTRYFLQQCHWHSPSEHSINGRRYDMEMHMVHVSPNPTVKNKIVVLGLLYQSGAPNPFISKLMGHVRSMIDKHEERTMGVINPEDIKMGGKKYYKYMGSLTVPPCTEGVIWIINKKLMTVSRDQVALLREAVHDYAENNARPLQPLNKREIHLHVPTE; via the exons ATGAAGAGCCGAGCGCGTGCCGAGCTGTCATCGCCTAGCTTCCTCATTCTCATACTTCTAGCTCTCTTCTCGTACACTTTGCCGGGAATCTCCGCCCAAGAAGTCG AGGACGAGAGGGAGTTCGACTATGAAGTAGGAGGCGAGAAGGGGCCTTCCCACTGGGGAGAGCTAAAGGAAGAATGGGAAGCTTGCAAGAGCGGAAGAATGCAGTCCCCGATCGATATGTCGAGTCAGAGGGTGAAGGTCATCCTGAAGTCGAGCCTCCTTAAGAAGAATCACTTTCCGGGGAACGCCACCATCAAGAATAGGGGCCACGACATTTCG GTGCAATGGGAACTGGGGAAGGCGGGATCGATACGGATTAACGGGACAAGATACTTTCTGCAGCAATGCCACTGGCACTCTCCCTCCGAGCATTCCATCAACGGCAGAAG GTATGACATGGAGATGCACATGGTTCATGTAAGCCCCAATCCGACTGTTAAGAACAAGATTGTCGTCCTCGGTCTCCTCTATCAATCCGGGGCCCCCAACCCTTTCATCTCTAAG CTGATGGGGCACGTCAGGTCCATGATTGACAAGCATGAAGAGAGGACGATGGGAGTGATCAATCCCGAAGATATAAAGATGGGTGGCAAGAAATATTACAAGTACATGGGCTCCCTCACTGTTCCACCCTGCACCGAAGGTGTCATTTGGATCATCAACAAGAAG CTCATGACTGTTTCAAGGGATCAAGTCGCTCTGCTTCGGGAAGCTGTTCATGAT TATGCAGAAAACAATGCGAGACCTTTGCAGCCGCTCAACAAACGAGAGATCCACCTCCATGTCCCGACTGAGTAA
- the LOC116209659 gene encoding E3 ubiquitin-protein ligase RZFP34-like encodes MSPNCLNREEEAVNCGVGQFGCSHYRRRCKIRAPCCGEVFGCRHCHNESKNSMEIDPLDRHDLQRHDLKKVICSLCGTEQDVRQKCVNCGVTMGEYFCSKCKFFDDDVSKNQYHCEQCGICRTGGQENFFHCNKCDCCYSILLKDSHVCVEKAMHHNCPICFEFLFDTLKGITVLLCGHTIHLECVKEMEQHFQYACPVCSKSYCDMSRVWEKLDQEVASTPMPQMYQNKMVWILCNDCGQTSEVNYHILAHKCTNCSSYNTRQTRGRPASSCSQSLED; translated from the exons ATGTCGCCCAACTGCCTGAACAGAGAAGAAGAGGCCGTGAACTGCGGTGTCGGGCAATTCGG ATGCTCGCATTACAGGAGGAGGTGCAAGATCAGAGCGCCCTGCTGCGGCGAGGTGTTCGGTTGCAGGCACTGCCATAATGAGTCAAAG AACTCGATGGAAATCGATCCCCTTGATCGGCACGACCTTCAGCGCCATGATTTGAAAAAG GTCATCTGCTCACTGTGTGGCACCGAACAAGAT GTCCGACAGAAGTGCGTCAACTGCGGGGTTACAATGGGCGAGTACTTCTGCTCCAAATGCAAGTTCTTTGATGACGAT GTTTCGAAGAATCAATACCATTGTGAGCAGTGCGGCATCTGCAGAACTGGAGGGCAGGAAAACTTCTTCCACTGTAACAAGTGTg ATTGTTGCTATTCAATATTGCTGAAGGATTCGCATGTTTGCGTGGAGAAAGCAATGCACCACAACTGTCCCATTTGTTTTGAG TTTCTTTTCGATACCTTGAAGGGCATTACTGTCTTACTATGTGGACATACTATACATTTGGAATGTGTAAAGGAGATGGAGCAGCACTTTCA GTACGCGTGCCCTGTATGCTCGAAATCATACTGTGACATGTCCCGAGTCTGGGAGAAGTTGGATCAAGAG GTCGCTTCAACTCCCATGCCTCAGATGTACCAGAATAAAATG GTGTGGATACTCTGCAATGACTGTGGCCAAACATCGGAAGTGAATTACCACATCTTGGCGCACAAGTGTACAAACTGCAGCTCCTACAACACGAGGCAGACTCGGGGAAGGCCTGCTAGTTCATGCTCGCAAAGTCTCGAGGACTGA
- the LOC116206760 gene encoding aquaporin TIP1-1: protein MPIRNIAVGRPEEAYHPDALKAALAEFISTLIFVFAGEGSGMAFNKLTDNGSTTPAGLVAASLAHGFALFVAVSVGANISGGHVNPAVTFGAFVGGNITLLRGILYWIAQLLGSTVACLLLKFATGGLTTSAFALSSGVSAWNAFVFEIVMTFGLVYTVYATAIDPKKGNIGIIAPIAIGFIVGANILAGGAFDGASMNPAVSFGPALVSWSWDNHWVYWAGPLVGGGLAGLVFEFFFINHSHEPLPSADF, encoded by the exons atgcCGATCAGAAACATCGCAGTCGGCCGGCCCGAGGAGGCCTACCACCCGGACGCCCTCAAGGCGGCGCTGGCCGAGTTCATCTCTACTCTTATCTTCGTGTTCGCTGGTGAGGGCTCGGGCATGGCCTTCAACAAGCTGACCGACAATGGGTCCACCACTCCAGCCGGCCTCGTGGCGGCTTCCCTTGCCCACGGGTTCGCTCTGTTTGTGGCAGTCTCTGTCGGTGCCAACATTTCTGGAGGCCACGTCAACCCTGCCGTCACCTTCGGAGCATTCGTTGGTGGCAACATCACCCTCCTCCGCGGCATCCTCTACTGGATCGCCCAGCTCCTCGGGTCCACTGTCGCTTGCTTGCTCCTTAAGTTCGCCACCGGTGGCCTG ACCACCTCAGCTTTCGCTCTCTCCTCGGGAGTCAGTGCCTGGAACGCATTCGTCTTCGAGATCGTGATGACCTTCGGGCTGGTCTACACAGTCTACGCCACGGCAATCGACCCAAAGAAGGGCAACATCGGAATCATCGCCCCGATCGCCATTGGTTTCATCGTGGGAGCCAACATCTTGGCTGGCGGGGCATTTGACGGAGCATCCATGAACCCGGCTGTGTCCTTCGGCCCTGCCCTCGTGAGCTGGAGCTGGGACAACCATTGGGTCTACTGGGCTGGTCCTCTTGTTGGTGGGGGGCTCGCCGGACTCGTGTTCGAGTTCTTCTTCATTAACCACAGCCACGAGCCCTTGCCCAGCGCAGATTTCTAA